From the genome of Oxyura jamaicensis isolate SHBP4307 breed ruddy duck chromosome 2, BPBGC_Ojam_1.0, whole genome shotgun sequence:
TCTCCTGCCTGTGCCCAGGCAGACCTCTGCTCTAAACAAAAAGGAGCATTCCTCAAGGAAGATTTTCACATGAATAATTCGAGCCACCCAGATAAACAGCTTACATATGTAAAGCGTTAGCAAGTGCAAATGCTGGCAGATGCAGGATTTGCACCGTTAAAATCGGTGAGGTTCAGGATTAATTGGAACAGCTACCAGCCTTCTGGCTACGTTGCACAGCAAAGTGGTGCTGCCTGTGTGTTAATTTTCACTGACTCCTTTAGTAAGTTCTCTGTCTCATTACGtgatctgtttaaaaaatgtgattacAGTTGATAAGCTGCAGGAAAGGATCCGTTTATCACCCTCGAGTTTCTCAACCCCATTGAGCACAATGATTTAACACACGCCAGGTTTAAAGCCTCTGAAGTCCCAGGGTAAGAACATTTATGGCTTCAAATTAACTATGAGCCTCAGTGGTCTGCTAGGTGGGGGCCAGAATGGCCATTAATTTGCAGGTAAAGCCCTACAACAGAGCCAGAGAAAGATTCAGTTTGCAATAAGGCAAAAGCCACCTGATCTGAGGGAACCAAATATTTCCCTTGAAATAGTCAGAGGGATGttcagaagaagggaaaaaagttatCAGAGTGAGAATGGGACTCTGCGTCTCGATTCCAGGTCTGGGATTAATGTTGGCAATGTTACAGCTCAAAGCAATGAGCTGCAAGAAAGGGTTGGGAGCCAGAGCTGCATTTTCTTATGGCATGACCATCTCTACCATATCGGGCAATTAAGGCTTGTAATAGCCTCCAataaacaagcaagaaaaaacaaaacaaaacaaaaacaaaacaaaactcatgcTTTACTTTATGTCACATTTTCAGCCCTACTGCAGACGTTAACACTTCCCTATCCACAACTGCATCAAGCAAAATTAACTTCCCTTCTCATGGAGCTGCACCAAGTCTCAGGGCTCCCTGCATGGAGCTGCTGCAAGGGCTGAGCTGGGCCAGGTGAGGTGGGTCCCTCAACCCCCACTTCAGCCCCTCAGCATCCTTCCAACATCTCCTAGTGGGGATACATCCCCTTGGCTGGAAGAGTCGTCTGCTAAGTGAAACGGGTCAGCTGCTTTCTTATTCTGAGAAATGCAACATCCTCTAGAGCGAAACGAGGCTCAGCGTTGCCATCCGTGCTGCAAAAATCCCCTCGTCTCCCTTGCGAAGTCAAAGGCATGCCCCAGCTCCGGGGTCTTGCAAGCACAAAGCAATCCCTGGCGACTCACCCCTCTCCGCGCACAGAGCTACGGCGAGCACGAcgagaagagaaggcttcatCCTCTGCAGGTCTCGCAGCCTCCAGAGCAAGCAGGATTCACGCAGGGCACTTTTTATACCTCTGCAGTGTTTGCTTTGATGCCGGGATAATAACTATGGGGTTGTAGTGTCAGATGATGAATGATTGGGAGGGACGTGTCAGTGCTTGTGTGGGGAAATATGTTGGAAATCTAAATGAGCGTgtatctcccccccccccccccccccccttccactTTCTGAGTTGTTTCACAATGTGGCTTGTTCATCTAGTACTAAGTACGCAACAGTTTCTAATTCTGGGTAagtggaggaaaagcaaaacacgAAAACAAAACGGTGCCCACGTGAGAAGAGGAATGTTCGCCTCTCCGGGCTGGCTTGGGTCTCAGCGCCGGCTGAGGATCCTGTCCTCGCGCACTGTTTTCGTGCGTATGGAAATGGCTTgaatttgaaatggaaattggGATCGGAACGTCTTCAAAATGTCTCCCAGGATTGTCAGTGCAGCTAGATCACAAGAGCAATCTCGTTTCACTGCATTTCTTAGGGGACCAGAGATAATTTTCTGTGGGCCTTTTTAATACTGCAGTTCAAAATCCTGAATGTTTCTGTTCAGAAACTGGGTATTTTATACGAGGGAAAATGTTGccttattagaaaataaattccactgGGCAATGAAAATGACcacctaaattaaaaaaataagaataacacccacccacccacccccatCACACTGAACAAGCTGTGAATTTTCTCacaaattgcaaaaaaaataaatgtcaaggAGAAGAACACAAAACAGCGAAAGCACGGAGAATGAGGGGCTGCCTGATCAAGCTTCTCAACTCATtaaagtcttcagaaaaaaataaaaaaattacagtcagccaaaattatttgaaatgccAAATAAGAATACTCCACTGGGTTTCCATACAGTGCTCtttattcctccttttttatCGTGTTCTCCCTGTGCAAACTCAGagtgtttctcattttattctgatttccattgctttttcctcccaccGTTGCCTCTCTGCCATCTGATCGTGGGGACGGAGGCACggtcccaaaaaaaaaaaggacccgTTTGGATCCCTTTCACATGGCAGCCGGAGCAACCTGCGTGCCCCAAGCTTCTGCCAGGGACTCTGCCCCTTGCTGCTCTCCATCTGTTGTACTTCCCCTTTCTTCTTAGCCTCAAAGCCGCTCAGATTTCCGTCTCCCACTAAATATTTGAGTATGACCCGCCTGTAGTCATTATCTCATTGAAAAAGCATGCCTTAGCTCTTCAGGTGATGTGAGTCTTTCCAACCCCTGTAAAttggaaatacaaatattgCTAGTATGGAAACCTGAGTGACTAAGGTGAggaaatttctgctttctcaatAGGTAGACCATGAAACTCTGTTGAAGCAGAGGTGGCAATTAACCAGGAAAGCTCAAAGGAGGGGTGTAACACCAGTGCCTTTGTAACGTaccagcaggaggaaaacagaagcttGCACCCTTCATACTGAGGACTGCAGCCCTCACCTCCCTGGGAAATAACTTATTTGCTCCAGTCCAAAAGAGACATCATGGGTCTTTATTGGTAAATCAACATTTTATTGCAAACTATTCGAGGTAACAGCAGAAAGGGGGGCTCCAGTCGCCAGGCGATGCCGTTCTGCAGCCTGTACGTTGCACTGCAGAGGCAGCCCacattcagatttatttcagcCAACAGCATCCATTAACAGGTACAGAAATAGCAGCTCAGccaggcactttttttttttcctcccttgtaGTCTCATCCAAGCAAAAACTAAAATATCTCTTGTCTCCTGCAAGCTGCTGAGATTTTGAGATGGAGaggctgtgtgttttttaaaggaattattGCAGGGTTTTTCTGTCAGCTGGGATTTGCCATTGGCTGGTCCTGCACTCTTCCAACTGCTCCCATGTGTCCCTCTGATGTTAATGCTATCTTCATCCCTCATCAGTACCAGGTGAGACAGATTGAAAAGAATCCAGGGGGACAGACACAGATCATTAGGTCACCGGAGGGCCCgggcaaaagagaagaaaacattgcaCTTTACAAGTATCTGGAAGTTATGAAAAGAGGAACAAAGGATATAACTGAGAGTGAGGGAGGTGAGTGTTTGCTTGTCTTGTTCTAAACCTCGTTGAAATTGTCAtgtgagaaggaaggaagaacaatttattttggtgaaaacgtgtatttttcatgaaacaaaagCTGAATTTGAAACTAACCATGATGCTTCATTCAAACGTTTGTGGATTTTTCCAGTTGGCCTAAAGCTTTAAGAACAATTTCAGAAATTGCTGTGGCTAGCATACggggaaagaaaagatggtaaaagtgattaaaaaaagagtGCGGTCGCCAAGTTTCCATTGGACTCTCTGAACAGAAATGCCACAACACTGCCATTCTTCAGTGAGCCCATGTATACTGTATATTTAACCAAATGCCAGGACACCCTCCTTGCCCAGAAATGACATCTTCGCAGAGTGACTAACCACCATCCCCTCCATCCTcgcagcctgcagccagctccgTGGCTTCTCCCCACCACCCAGACCCTTTGAGgcctgcctggagcagggctCCCCTCAAAACCAGATGGGCTGAGAACAAGGGGGGGGTTTCCAGGTGCTGCTTCTCcaccagccctcctcctccaggaATTACAAGAGTGGATTTACAAGAGAGGAATTACAAGAGTGCACGTCGCTTGATTGTCTTACATGTAGCTCTGCTCCTCTGAGTTCTCTGAGGATCTCCACCTCATCTCCCCCATCCCCAAGCCTGGAaatgcagcagggacagagcagaGAGCTCCCCATCTGATCGGGCACCAccacctctgcctgctccccatTTCCCATGGGAAAATCAGGAGCAATCTCtcggcagcagctcctccaggcaggTCGCCTCCCAGTGAGGACAACTCCAGCAGCACCATCCTCATCTCGGACATCCCCAGCACCATGGGGAGGGCcttttactcattttaaaagatgaaaccACCCACCTTGCAGAGATCCcatgaggagctgctggcacagccacGAGCGCAACCTGCCGCCCCCCTCTCCCGCGTGTCTGCGGTTACAAaactcctctctgctgctgcaagcaccACCTTGCAATGGGGACAGCTCAAACGGCTTTGGCCTTTCCAGATTGACACCTTCATCCATCAGCTCTGAGTCATCAGGCATAACGTGGGGCGTTATGGAGTGGCTTTCTTGAGCTGCTGGATGTGACCGAGTCAATGGAGAAAGGCAGCCAAGGGAGGATCccagatgctaaaaaaaaaaaataaaagggatttGATGTGGAGTAGAGATTCAAAACACAGCCCTTTCTCTGGAAGACCGGTTTTCTCAAGCTGAGCTTAGTGTGGATATATCAAACAGGCTGTAGAATAacataaatctttattttggCTGACAATCGTCACACACATGATATCAAAAGAGCTTTCTTGGGGAAAATTAGTACAAAACAACAAATCACATAGGGGGAAAATAGGAGCTATACTGCCATGCCATTTTGTGGATCGGATCTGAAACGagatcttagaaaaaaaataatagcacagACCCTGATGAAGACACTTGACAGAAGGTGTTGGTTTCTTGGTTTGGCAAGACCGTGCAGGTCCTTGGGTGGTCATGTCTTCTCCTACCTGCAGCCCTCATCACAAACCTGCCCTGATGACACAGACCAAGCTGGCCACTATTCCCAGGAGCATCACAGCGTAGCTGATTTTCACGCTGTTGGCCCCGCTGAAATTGCACAGGGAGGTCCCGCAGCACTTGGTGGAAATGGCCGCCACGCCAAAGTTCATGTTAGTCTCGGGACAGTCTGCAGAACACTTCTTGGTGATGCGGTATCCCGTGTCCTTGCCTGGATGGGGAACAGATGAGAAAGGACAGCCGTGATTTAAGATTCCTCTGCAAGTCCTGACCAGAGGACAATGGGAGGAGGTATATTGCTCTACGCTTAATTGCAATGCAGCAATAAAAGAGATCAGTGGATTTGTTGAGTGCTGGGTGAATATCCACTCCACCTGGCTCAAACAGAGGACACTAGAAAGTCCTTGCTAGAAACCCATACCATGCCTCATGTAACACAGCAAAAATCACTCCCAATGCATATTCAGTTCCTAAAATCACTTTTCTTATGGCCAACCCCTTTCTGTCCTCCGTTACAAAGTGTAGGTGTGAGCTCCCAGAGCAAGCCACAAGGTCTGCTTGTGAAAATCTGTTTgctccagccagccctgccacgAGGTGGTGAGGAACGTAGCCCAGGTGATGGCTCAcaaggtgctgctgggggataCACACACGTTACACCACATGAGCCTTAACCCTCAGTGACCAACTCTTTCCAACCAGACCAATTACTGCCCCGAAGAAATTATTGCCCATCAGTGTCCTtggagaccaaaaaaaatatatatatataaattaacaataataaatataaaagccTTGATGTGCTATTACTACTCACCGAACCCAGCAGAGCTGTATGTGGTTATGCAGTATTTCTCATGATCTTCACACTTGTAGGTTTTAAGACAGTTCCAGTTAGAGTGCTCATTATCACATGTGTAGCAAAACAGCgaggaagctggaaaaaagcACGCATGACAAGTGTTAGTGGTTTCCAGCTATGCCCTCCTGGGAAGAAAGAGTCAAAAGCCCTGTCCCTTCTTGGAAAATGCAAGGTAAAAAGTACGCGACAAATGAGTTTGAAAGTGAAATAGGAAGTTGGTTTGCTTTGATTAATGAAGCTGAGaagacaaacagaacaaaactagtttcctttctttgcttgaAATTTTTGGTGATTAAatctgaaaagacatttttcagattCTGAGCAGCGCTCTCGCATGACTTCTATTCCAGACCGAGCTCCATCTCCCCCGGGTCCGCGTTGGCCTGGTTGACAGCCAGCCTCCAGAAGCAGAACTTGCAAGCCGGTATCGTTTGGTCTAGTACAGTTTTGGCAAGGGGAGGATGAGCTGGCACCGTTCTCAGGTGAGAGCCAAGTTTTTAGTGTTTTCAGAGTGCATCTGCAAAGCTCTGTACAAACATGAATTAATTAAAGCCTATGACACCCCTGTGAAGTAAATTACTGGGCATAGAGTCACGTTAAAGGGAGTTCCCTGGGAGAGGTTGCTCTGAACAATGGAGAGATTATTTCAGCCATCACCTGAAACAACGTGATATTATTAGTGATATTATTAGCAGGCCTCAGCCAGGGCTATTACAATGCCAGAAGGAGGTAGGATATCTGTTTCTGAACAAAAAGTGCAGTAAATGGAGTCGAATTTGCAGGCTGGCCAGCTGGCCAAGCAAGAAGCACGTGCCATTGTGTTCCCTGGAGGCTGATTGACAATTGGTGGAAATGGTTTCCCTCCTGTTTGGAGTCTGTTGAAATGCTCCTTACGTTCCTTATGTTTGTTGAAATGTTCCTGGCCGGGGgggcagaggagctgagcagctcttgGGACAGCCAGCTCCATTGCCACCACCGGTCCTGGACAAAAGTGACCAAACAGCAACCCGGGGAGGGTTTTCATTTAGACCAAAATTCCCCCGGTTcatattctttcagttttctcagcCCAGGAAGGTTCTTATTTCAACACAGAGCAGTTCCTTCCGATTGAACTTGAACCTGCTTTTTAATCTCCTCCTGGACGTTCTCCAAAGCCCAGCTGCTCGGCTGATTCCAGTATTTGAACCTGTCCTTGACGTTTGCTCAGGCAATTCCAGAAGCAGATTTAGAAGAAAGTGAGAAGCCATTCTATGCCCCAGTTACCCCaggacagagaaggaaaggCCACCTctcagctgcagggagctcaggTGCCCTGGGTATGGCTCTGGAGCCACCTCTGGACCTCACCAAAAAACTGACCATCTTTTTCTGGCAGAAACCTGCCCAAACATTCTTTTCTAGTGCCAGGTATTGTGAGTGTGGGTGTTCTCCGTAACAACAGACAAAACAAGCCATGTTGCAGCCTGCTTTTAACCTCCCTTTAACAAACTCGTCAGCACTCACTGCTTCTCCATGCATGGACGAATTAAACCTCTCACTGCTTCCTCGGGAGTCCTCCGACCTGAGCTGTTTGCTGCTACCCTTTTGCAAAGCATGCCAGAGCAACCCTTGCTGCCTAGCTAATACGTGATTGCATTTTATAGCCCCTCCGGTTGTCCCTAATTTGTTCCCCTGACAAATCTCACACAGCCGTTCAAACCACTTCCTGCAGATAAAGCCAAGACCCCAGCACATGTGCAAAATCAGCTGAAACGCATTCCTGCCCTTTTGCACTGActgatgcaggaaaaaaaccctCATCACTGCTGTGAAACCTTGCCTACTATATCTGGCCTCCACCCTCCATTAGCTCTAGTTTTGCAAATGCAGCCAGAAGCAGCTTTAACGGTGCAAAATAAAGAAGCCTTGCAGGACTCCGTGGGATTACAGACATGCACAGAGCCACTGTTTCTCGTCTGGATATTTCTAGACAATTTTCTGCATCTCCTTTCAAAAGAGGCCAAGCACAACGCGCTGTGGATCCCATTACAAACACACTCACTctgagacatttaaaaaagcTCATCAAACCAATGAACAAAGAGCTCTTAAGTCTTTCAAGTGTCTGCCAGCAGCCTGGTTTCTTAATTGCAATACCATTGTGGGCACTAAAGTAAAATGCTGGCAGAAGATGCGGTCTTGACACCAGCCCTGTTATCTTTATCTACAACTCCAGCAGTTTCATTCAGGAACAAAAGTAAAACGGAAGGCAAAACCATgaacccagctctgctcctcgACTGTTAGCGTTTTTCGGTTCACGTGTCTGTCTTCAGATGCTCGGAGCATGGTACTCCAGGGTGTGAGAAAGCAGAGTGGTTAATTCATCTTCTTTGGGTTATGAGCTGCTCGGTAGAGCTCAAGCAGCAGCTAAAACGCAACCGCACTGAATATTGTTTGCAGCAAGCGATACCAAAGAAAAACTGCACTACCAAGGCTTCAGCAACGGCAGCAAAAGCAGTCAAACCTTCTTGTTCCTGCGTTCTCTCTACCTTATCTTCCGGTGTTTTCATCCTGGCTTCCCCAGCCTCTGTAGCATCTTACCTGGCTCGGCACACAGGACTGCCGCCAGCAGGGCAATGAGAAAAGCCTTCATGGTCGGTGCTCCCTCAGAGCCTGCACGGTGTGGGATGGAGCACCCTCGGAAGGTTTTATACTGGGACTGTGTTTCCTTTGCCTTCCTCTGATTACAGCAATTTGAGGTTTTGGGGAGTGACGGCCCATAACATGGAATCAGCGCTGGGTGTGTTTGTGCGTAGGATCTAGCCCATCACACGTAGcaatttcttctccctctccttcagATCCAATCTGTTATTCCAAGACCTACTTCTGCTGACAACGTCTGCCTGGCTAATTGGGGGAACAATTTATGACTCAAGCACGGGAGTCCCTTCTAACTCGGCAGGGCTGAACCACGAAACTTGGAGCAAGGCAGAGGCAGCTGTGCCAGTCCAGTGTGGCTCATCGTTTCCAAAACAGCAGGCATCGCCTGGCACCCTCCATCCTTTCTCTCCACCGTGATATAACAGCTACGTATCTCTAATACTGCAAAGTGGGAGaggagtaaaaaataataataataataattctattaTTTTCGATATTATAATCCAAAAAGAATTCtatgaggcaaaaaaaaaaaaaaaaaaaaaaaaaaaaaaggattttcagcTGATTACCCACAGTCAAAATTAAGTCACTTGTACTAAGTGTTTTAAGCAGAAAATCATTGAATTGTAGCATTCGTGCTCTCTTTGTGCCTGGAGATCGTCACAGGGACTCCCAAGGGCccaggcagggatggggcttttgtttgctttgcttctctgtCTTCCAAAAGCAACCGAGGTTTCCAGGTGACAGTGTTTGTTGCTACCTGTGGGCCAGCTCTGAAATCCGGCAGGTTTTTCCAGTCCCCGGTGACCTTCCCAGTCCGTCTGGACTCCCTCCTTctgctcccaccaccaccacgtcACCGTCTCTTGCCAAACTGCTCAGCATGCGGCAGAGGCCGCAAGTGCATGGGAACGGCCGCGGGAGTTAAACTGGGCatgaaaggaagggaaaatggtaaagaaacaaaaggaagggaTCCCAGCAGACCAGGAACCTTCATCtttagagagagaaatgacCAAGTTCATAAGCAAGTTTTGCAAGGTCACGAAACACATGGAAACAGAATGAAGGACCTCCGAttgatctttcttttccccaaattGCTCCCCAAGACGTTGGTCCATGGGCTCTTCCTCCAGTCCCCTATCTGTAGGATCCTGGGCAGGTGGCTCCTTGCCCAACCCCTGTGACTGTTCATTTTCCTCCACTCATTCTTCTTTTGCccaattcttcattttccccaGCATCTTCAGCCCAAAAtgatttctgtctctgctttttGCCCGTACCGGGGTGGAGGGGGTGAGCATCCAGCTTTCAGAGCCCTCCACTCTGATCTCTAGATTTGCCCTGACCTTGAGCATGGATCTCTAATCatcctcatttttaaaaaggttgtGATGGACCCACATGGCAGATAATGTAGCAATTATACTTAAGAAATAATCTGCTAAATAGCCATTCTCCGAACAAGACGTTGTACTAATACATCCACAAATGACATCAGGAAGGAAATATGATCTGCTGGAGTgtgaagggaaagaacagaTATTTGACGAGTTTGTTTAACTTTTATTGGCCAGCCGGGGaaatagaaagcaaaacttctttcccttccatcCACTTtgaaaatccagaaaataaacttaaataTTGCTCTGAATTCAGCTCATCGTGGAGCCAACTgagcagaaaaatgctgctcctcagcaggaagaagagagcaATGCATGAACACAGCCCACaacaagaaaggagaaaggctttgaaattaaaacaaataaatgagcaGTGAATAAATGACACTGTTAAAGCAAAGTGCAGCTGAATAGAAAATCTGCAAGTGAGAAATGGGCTGTAGGAAGTGGAAATGtgagaaagcatttaaatagaTTAGGGAGAGGGaaggttaataataataaacaagatTAATATTTCACCCAGaactggaaagagagaaggaaagggctGAGAATTATTggtacaaagcaaaataaatcaaagcaaacagTCAAAGCTTGAGCAGGGAAATAATTAAAGATAGGCACGGGGAAGGTAAGAAAATGGGATGGGAGGGAAGGATCGGTCCTTCACCACATCCCCAATGATGGCATTACTTATCACAGTGCAAAGTGCACATGTTGTTGCGTGCAGAAGCTGTTTAGGTATTAAACATAGCCCGTCAAGGTCTGAGGAGCATTTTCTACAGCTCCACAAATCCCAGTTTAACCAGCTGCTGGAGTCGGACTGCCGGGCCTCCTGAGGAGCCTGGATAGAGAAGGCATCTAGGGCATCATGTCCCCTATCCCCATGTCCCTGAAGGAGGAAATTACAAAAGCTTTTGTCCCGTCCTGTCTACCAGGGTCTGGCCAGGTCCCAAAAGACAGTTTTCTTGCATGCTGTTGATATTGCAGTCACGCCCAAGGCCACTGCCAGGGCTCGGGGTGTCCCGTGTAGCACAGAGCAGCCCAGTTTTTCAActaaaggagaagaaagctggaaaaaaaaaaaaaaaaaagccaaggagAAGACAACTGGGGTGGTGGGGAGTGCAGATGGTGGCAGGAGACTTCAGGGAAGGTGGGAAGATGGAGAAGGAGTGAAAAATACTTAACGAgggacagcaaaaaaaaaaaaaaaaagagggggtcAGTGGGGTGAAGCTTCCTGCAGGAAGGTGGGTGTAAACCTGGTGGGGTCAAGGAGGGCCTTAAAGAGTTAACAGAGCCTGGGAATCTGAAGGAAGAAACTTTAACTCCCTTTGCTTTTGGCAGCGGTCAGCATGTCTGTTTGTGCCAGACCTTGGGAGCGCATTGTGCAAGGCTTGTCCCCTTTTGTGTAACCAGGGTGAGACAAAGAGGGTTTTCAGCCCGTGATGGAGCAGCTATgtggaacaggctgccaagCCCGGGGACTTTTTAATGTCAGCTCCCCCTTCTTCCTTCTGGAGGATGGCCCCGATCGGGGACAGCGGGGAGGAAATTCTCCCTTTCGGCTCAGGGATGTAAAAACTGCAGCCTCGGTGGGGGAAAGGAGAGACCATGGGACAAAAAGGGAAGGAACTGACCATGAGTCGTGCTCCTGGTGTGCCTGAGTCACTcagatggagcacaggaggcAAGAGAGACACATCAGCACCAGATAGCACCAGGCTGGTCTGATCGtgtcctctccttcctccctgggAGGCCAGGGAGTGCTTCATCTGGGCAATGGGGTTGGTAAAGAGGAGAAGACCATGGGAGCCAGAAACCCCAGGAAAAAGGGAGACCTGCATGTGGGATTgtgccttttctctctgtttcaggCCTCCTGtgctcttcttcccttccctgaaGCACATCTAGGACTCCGTCTGATATGGAAGGCTCACAACAGAACAGAGCTCCTCGAGGCATCCTTGTGGCAGATGATGGAGGCTTCCAAACCTCCCCTAGGAAGCACAGGGCTGGCCAAATCCACCACATCTGGCTGAAACACAAGGAGATCCAGGTAGACTTCTATCTCAGCATGACAGCTGTGACCATCACAGAGGCCTTGCCTCACAAGGGGTGAGGAACCTGAGCCCTTCGGGGCCACAGCTCCAACCAAGAAGGTATCAAATCCGTCCTCTCACATCCCCTTAACCTCCAAGCTCCAAGAGCTAATTCAGCCCCATCAGCTTGGAGGCTCCTGGGGAGACACCAAACAACATGTCATGGGGTCAAGCACCCTGATTCACATCCCCATTGATGTCCTGGCTCAAGGGTCAGATCCTGACCAGCTCACCAAACAAGGCACAAGCCCAGCCCCAAGGCCATCCATGCCATCGGGCTGGACCATCAGCACGGCTTGGGCACACCCCAACCAGCTTTGTCGCATGTCCTGACATGGGATTGCTCCTGGTCACCGCCCTGTTTGCAGAGGGAAGAGGTTATGGATGTGAATCATCCTCCTTGGATCCAGGAGGATGTGGTGGGGTCTCTGCAGCCAGGAAGGGGGGATGTTAGAGACCTGCGGggcctgaaggaaaaaagatggtgaagaaggagggctgggaggaagaagaagtggaagagaaaatCCTGTTACCCTCTTAGGATACCCCCTAAGGAGTTAATGCCAGCCCTCTCCAAGGAGGACACCCACATCTGGGGAGAAATGACCCCCCACGGGTTACTGAAGTTGCCGTTGCACCAGGGCTCTGCTGATAATTCCCAAATCTGTCATTGCCTTTCCTCTGAAAGTGGGATATGTCCCAGGACCAGCCCTGCTGATTCTCTTTCACGTGAACTGTCAAGGCGCTGGCACCAAAACGGGGCCATTCCCCGCCAGGCGTCGTGCTGGTCCCAACAAGCAGCGCTTTGGTATTTCTTTGGAAGTTCTGGGATGTGGTAAATATCTGAACCGTGCCAGCACAAATGCTAAGGAAAAGCCAACCAAAAGCTTTGCCACAGATCGTTTTGGCCATcctctgcaggaagaaaatacatgatatcacagctgtttttctgattcctgtgtctttttgtctttttgtctgtttttttttttttttttttttaattttccaactGAAATTCCAGATCCTGGAGACGTGGTGGTGTAAAGAGCAGATGTCTGGAGCTGCCAGGCCAGGGATATGTGAGAGAAACTCATCTGTGACAcagctgggggagcagctggCCTTGAGAGAGCTTCCACGGGGACACCAAGAAAGTCTTAGCATATTTATCCATTTTGCTCCTGTAAGAAATATAATTTCCCTTATCTACCCATTATAAAGGCTCCCAGCATGCCACAc
Proteins encoded in this window:
- the LOC118162669 gene encoding lymphocyte antigen 6E-like, which produces MKAFLIALLAAVLCAEPASSLFCYTCDNEHSNWNCLKTYKCEDHEKYCITTYSSAGFGKDTGYRITKKCSADCPETNMNFGVAAISTKCCGTSLCNFSGANSVKISYAVMLLGIVASLVCVIRAGL